In one Lolium rigidum isolate FL_2022 chromosome 3, APGP_CSIRO_Lrig_0.1, whole genome shotgun sequence genomic region, the following are encoded:
- the LOC124703215 gene encoding ubiquitin-like protein 5, which yields MIEVVLNDRLGKKVRVKCNEDDTIGDLKKLVAAQTGTRPEKIRIQKWYTIYKDHITLGDYEIHDGMGLELYYN from the coding sequence ATGATCGAGGTGGTGCTCAACGACCGTCTGGGGAAGAAGGTGCGCGTCAAGTGCAACGAGGACGACACCATCGGCGACCTCAAGAAGCTCGTGGCGGCGCAGACCGGGACCAGGCCCGAGAAGATCCGCATCCAGAAGTGGTACACCATCTACAAGGACCACATCACCCTCGGCGACTACGAGATCCACGACGGAATGGGACTCGAGCTCTACTACAACTAG